In the Methanococcoides methylutens genome, one interval contains:
- a CDS encoding DUF5814 domain-containing protein: MTLWTFLKAEKAKVIVMAIKDRKRLPQFTGELILRKTDAGPRPHKFRIFRDEKDELRPPQEFIDLLRMSERILIDIESEKKGAEDVKELLAGFHLDWEHAHVCRFCLLKKRFNFINKKSIKYHHELICEECAKEELDRALRNAHSYFGDEAAERIQQIMLTTRDLDRTIGMLSPEDLDLEYTRFDTIEAQTQFTQIKIKDIPLSKKFKKILLKKSDTLLPVQSLSVEKGLLKRRNQLVTSVTATGKTLIGEIAGIENIIRGQGKMLYLVPLVALANQKYDQFNKRYSELGLKASIRVGSSRIRTSKTKSMRRTLDSDIIVATYEGLDYILRSKDSDLLGQIGSVVIDEVHMIEDAERGHRVDGLIGRLKYVASGAQFIYLSATVAKPKLLAKRLNAELVEYEYRPVPIERHLLFCPESNKIRLMSKLVQDEYAKTSSKGHKGQTIIFTNSRRNCHRIAQALPISTAPYHAGLSMQERKKVERRFEKGELPVVVTTAALAAGVDFPASQVIFESLSMGIEWLTMQEFLQMLGRAGRPDFHDRGVVVVLATPQKSYTSEQTGTEEEVAIKLLNGEMEHTDVEYGEEEQMEEILATAAVTSSKRDLEAIHKGMLANYSLKALLSRLQKKKFLTIKGDNIALTKLGSIAAGHFLSVSKAFLIRDAVLSDHQPVEIITNLEFFEAVYFKYAAQISTALKINMPSRVFQGASMDIVLEGENLSRLEMKMQDQILNFATDFLTCGCKESPYCGCPERLFSEKIINLRVDGYDPIQIVNYLEDKYGITAYPGDLLGYLDDAIRNLDAVEKIAKAYSKKDLASSAKHLKKLIVR; this comes from the coding sequence AAACAGACGCAGGCCCACGTCCACATAAGTTCCGTATATTCAGGGATGAAAAGGACGAACTCAGGCCACCTCAAGAGTTCATAGACCTGCTAAGGATGTCAGAACGTATTCTCATCGACATCGAAAGCGAGAAGAAGGGAGCAGAGGATGTTAAGGAGCTACTTGCAGGTTTCCATCTTGATTGGGAGCATGCACATGTGTGCAGGTTCTGCCTTTTGAAAAAGAGATTCAACTTTATTAATAAAAAATCCATCAAATACCATCATGAGCTTATTTGTGAGGAATGTGCAAAAGAAGAACTGGACCGTGCACTTCGAAATGCACATAGCTATTTCGGAGATGAAGCAGCAGAACGGATCCAGCAGATCATGCTCACCACACGGGACCTTGACCGCACAATAGGCATGTTAAGCCCGGAAGACCTTGACCTTGAGTACACACGTTTTGATACGATAGAAGCTCAGACTCAGTTCACGCAGATAAAGATAAAGGACATACCTCTGTCAAAGAAGTTTAAGAAGATATTACTAAAGAAGTCCGATACACTGCTGCCTGTACAATCCCTCTCGGTGGAAAAGGGACTGTTAAAGCGCAGAAATCAGCTTGTGACATCGGTAACTGCTACCGGAAAAACGCTCATTGGAGAGATCGCCGGCATTGAGAACATCATACGTGGTCAGGGGAAGATGCTATATCTCGTACCACTTGTGGCACTAGCGAACCAGAAGTATGACCAGTTCAATAAGAGATATTCTGAACTCGGCCTTAAGGCATCCATAAGAGTAGGAAGTTCCAGGATACGGACATCGAAGACAAAGTCCATGCGAAGAACACTTGATTCGGACATAATTGTGGCCACATATGAGGGTCTTGACTACATATTAAGATCCAAGGATTCCGACCTTCTGGGTCAGATAGGGTCTGTTGTTATCGATGAGGTCCACATGATCGAAGATGCAGAGCGTGGCCACAGAGTGGACGGGCTTATCGGAAGGCTGAAGTACGTTGCATCTGGTGCACAGTTCATATATCTTTCAGCAACCGTGGCTAAACCGAAACTGCTTGCAAAAAGGCTTAATGCCGAGCTTGTGGAGTATGAATACAGGCCTGTGCCTATTGAGCGGCACCTGTTATTCTGCCCGGAGAGCAACAAGATCAGACTTATGTCAAAGCTTGTGCAGGATGAGTATGCCAAAACATCATCCAAAGGTCACAAGGGACAGACGATCATTTTTACAAATTCCCGAAGGAACTGCCATCGAATAGCTCAGGCACTTCCAATATCTACTGCTCCATACCATGCAGGCCTTTCCATGCAGGAGAGGAAGAAGGTAGAGAGACGTTTTGAGAAAGGAGAGCTACCCGTCGTGGTCACAACCGCTGCACTTGCAGCAGGTGTTGATTTCCCTGCATCACAGGTTATATTCGAATCCCTTTCAATGGGTATCGAGTGGCTTACCATGCAGGAGTTCCTGCAGATGCTGGGACGTGCAGGAAGGCCGGATTTCCATGACAGGGGCGTGGTAGTGGTACTTGCTACTCCACAGAAGAGCTATACAAGCGAGCAGACCGGCACAGAGGAGGAGGTTGCCATCAAGCTCCTTAACGGAGAGATGGAACACACCGATGTGGAATATGGCGAAGAGGAACAGATGGAGGAGATCCTGGCCACTGCTGCAGTGACATCATCAAAGCGTGACCTGGAGGCGATACATAAGGGCATGCTTGCAAATTATTCTTTGAAGGCACTCCTTTCAAGGCTCCAGAAAAAGAAGTTCCTGACCATCAAAGGGGACAACATAGCACTTACGAAGTTAGGAAGCATTGCTGCCGGGCATTTCCTTTCTGTTTCAAAGGCATTCCTGATAAGAGATGCAGTACTTTCCGATCACCAGCCAGTGGAAATAATAACCAACCTGGAGTTCTTTGAAGCGGTCTATTTCAAGTACGCAGCGCAGATATCCACTGCATTGAAGATCAACATGCCTTCAAGGGTGTTCCAGGGAGCTTCCATGGACATTGTGCTTGAGGGTGAGAACCTTTCCAGGCTCGAGATGAAGATGCAGGACCAGATCCTGAACTTTGCTACTGATTTCCTGACCTGCGGTTGTAAGGAAAGTCCTTATTGTGGTTGTCCTGAGAGATTGTTCTCAGAGAAGATCATTAACCTGAGGGTGGATGGTTATGACCCCATACAGATCGTGAACTACCTTGAGGACAAATATGGCATTACTGCGTACCCGGGAGACCTGCTTGGATACCTGGATGATGCGATACGCAACCTTGATGCTGTTGAAAAGATCGCAAAGGCTTATTCAAAGAAGGACCTGGCAAGTTCAGCGAAGCACCTTAAGAAGCTTATCGTGAGATGA
- a CDS encoding LSM domain-containing protein — protein MNNTCEDTILFPNKKVQKLVGSKVQVEMKGNQHILEGTLESADDYLNLHLVDTVEIADGQRLRSLGSVVLRGNNIILIVPVEN, from the coding sequence TTGAATAATACGTGTGAGGATACGATCTTGTTCCCAAATAAGAAAGTTCAGAAATTGGTAGGATCTAAGGTCCAGGTAGAGATGAAAGGTAACCAGCATATTCTTGAAGGTACATTAGAAAGTGCTGACGATTACCTTAACCTTCACCTTGTGGACACTGTTGAGATAGCTGACGGACAGCGCCTGCGCTCTCTTGGTTCCGTTGTATTGAGAGGAAACAACATAATCCTGATCGTACCTGTAGAAAACTAA
- a CDS encoding Glu/Leu/Phe/Val family dehydrogenase, with translation MIENKIERFHADSAMTCKLCMQEMEYLYDDLAMSREEIDLLDLPKRSFTVHFPVRMDSGRMKMFIGHRVQYNDARGPTKGGIRYHPDLTIEYLQDLAFLMTIKCALVDIPFGGAKGGIVANTKELSRGELERVTRAYIREIADYIGPLKDIPAPDVYTDEQIMVWILDEFERIKREHTPSIVTGKPIELGGSQVRKYSTALGGVYILEAAMEKANLDKSRLCVAIQGFGKVGLNAARILHEKGFTICAVSDSSGGIFKEEGLDIMEVIDHKYRTGSVIDFPETRNITNEELLESDCEILIPAALSEQIKRENVHEIKAKIILELANAPITMEASRVLLDKHVIIIPDILANAGGVVVSYFEWIQNLSQDYWEEDKVLERLQQKMITAFDKVYEICMEQDCSMRRAALQFSVRRVLYAERLRGNL, from the coding sequence TTGATAGAAAATAAAATCGAAAGGTTCCATGCGGATAGTGCAATGACCTGTAAACTGTGCATGCAGGAAATGGAATACCTCTATGATGACCTTGCCATGTCAAGAGAAGAGATCGACCTGCTAGACCTGCCAAAACGTTCTTTTACAGTACATTTCCCTGTTCGCATGGATTCCGGAAGAATGAAGATGTTCATCGGCCACAGGGTTCAATACAATGATGCCCGAGGTCCCACCAAGGGAGGAATAAGGTATCATCCAGACCTTACCATTGAATATCTTCAGGACCTCGCTTTTCTGATGACCATAAAATGTGCTCTTGTTGACATACCATTCGGTGGAGCAAAAGGCGGTATCGTGGCCAATACCAAAGAACTTAGCCGAGGTGAACTTGAAAGGGTCACCAGAGCCTATATTCGAGAGATCGCTGACTACATCGGACCATTGAAAGACATCCCTGCACCTGATGTGTATACCGATGAACAGATCATGGTATGGATACTTGACGAGTTCGAGAGGATCAAAAGAGAGCACACGCCTTCAATTGTTACCGGTAAACCAATAGAATTAGGAGGAAGTCAGGTCAGGAAATATTCCACAGCCCTTGGAGGTGTCTACATACTTGAAGCAGCCATGGAAAAAGCCAATCTTGACAAGTCCAGACTTTGTGTTGCCATCCAGGGATTCGGAAAAGTGGGATTGAACGCTGCACGCATACTCCATGAGAAAGGATTCACAATATGTGCAGTAAGCGACTCCAGTGGTGGAATATTCAAAGAGGAAGGTCTTGACATTATGGAGGTCATAGACCACAAATACAGGACCGGAAGTGTGATCGATTTTCCGGAAACACGGAATATAACAAATGAAGAATTGCTGGAATCCGATTGTGAAATACTCATCCCTGCAGCTCTTTCAGAACAGATCAAACGCGAGAACGTTCATGAAATTAAAGCAAAAATAATCCTTGAGCTTGCCAATGCTCCTATTACAATGGAAGCAAGCCGCGTATTACTTGACAAACATGTGATAATTATACCCGATATACTTGCTAATGCCGGTGGCGTTGTGGTAAGTTATTTTGAATGGATACAGAATCTCAGCCAGGATTACTGGGAAGAGGATAAAGTTCTGGAAAGGCTACAGCAGAAAATGATAACTGCGTTTGATAAAGTATATGAGATCTGCATGGAACAAGATTGCAGTATGAGGCGAGCAGCATTACAATTCTCAGTTCGCAGGGTACTGTACGCTGAGAGACTCCGTGGAAATCTTTAA
- a CDS encoding MFS transporter: MAPSDHPIKSQLYVLSISKLFKDLATGMLVFIIPLYVANMDTLILQDMPAVLKAGLATTVFGLANSISQPYMGRLSERLDRRKLFLTIGYMVFATICYTYAISGYFESILFFRIVQGIAIGATIPAIVTMVTHLSASTARGQAIGIYSSLRGAFFGIGSMVGGAVVTYYGFVAGFYISAALVLLSTILIVLFVKETRAPETKYPEEESPDGPAIIRILAIAMFMMLVGIMLILSLLPAYQTRLEASEFLLSIALSAYVISRIVFQVPIGIFSDRFGRKLPIIAGIFFNSIIVYGLGHVDTINSLILLRLLQGIAMAAVETPLLALAVELSGEKKVSSKVSTITSAQAAGVAMGPLIGGVFGGYVSFETPFHISSLLIILSGILVWAALRKSSYNTGNAGIK; the protein is encoded by the coding sequence ATGGCACCTTCGGACCATCCAATTAAGAGCCAGCTTTACGTCCTTTCCATATCCAAACTATTCAAGGACCTTGCTACCGGAATGCTGGTGTTCATAATACCTTTGTACGTTGCGAATATGGACACCCTGATACTGCAGGATATGCCGGCAGTTCTCAAAGCAGGGCTTGCAACAACTGTATTCGGACTGGCGAACTCCATTTCCCAGCCATATATGGGAAGATTAAGCGAACGGCTTGACAGGAGAAAGCTTTTCCTGACCATTGGTTACATGGTCTTCGCAACTATCTGTTACACCTATGCCATCTCAGGCTATTTTGAATCAATACTTTTCTTCAGGATAGTTCAGGGAATTGCAATAGGTGCAACCATTCCTGCCATCGTTACAATGGTCACACACTTGTCAGCTTCAACGGCTAGGGGGCAGGCAATAGGCATATACTCCAGCCTCAGGGGTGCATTCTTTGGAATAGGTTCAATGGTCGGCGGTGCTGTTGTGACCTACTATGGATTCGTTGCCGGTTTCTACATCAGTGCAGCCCTTGTTCTGTTGAGTACTATCCTCATAGTCCTCTTTGTGAAAGAAACAAGAGCACCTGAGACCAAATACCCGGAAGAGGAATCACCTGACGGACCTGCTATCATCAGGATACTTGCTATTGCCATGTTCATGATGCTCGTAGGAATAATGCTCATCCTTTCCCTCCTGCCTGCCTATCAGACAAGGCTTGAAGCAAGCGAATTCCTGCTCAGCATAGCACTATCTGCCTACGTGATCTCAAGGATAGTATTCCAGGTACCCATAGGTATCTTCTCGGACAGGTTCGGAAGAAAGCTTCCTATAATTGCAGGCATATTCTTCAATTCAATCATAGTATATGGCCTCGGACACGTTGATACCATAAACTCTCTGATCCTGCTGAGATTACTACAGGGTATAGCCATGGCAGCAGTTGAAACACCCCTGCTCGCCCTGGCAGTGGAACTATCAGGCGAGAAGAAGGTTAGCAGCAAAGTGAGCACCATAACCAGTGCACAGGCTGCAGGAGTGGCAATGGGACCTCTGATAGGGGGAGTTTTTGGAGGATATGTCAGTTTTGAAACACCATTCCATATCAGCAGCCTGCTGATCATCCTATCAGGAATATTAGTATGGGCTGCATTAAGGAAGAGCAGTTATAATACTGGAAATGCCGGGATCAAGTAA
- a CDS encoding CDC48 family AAA ATPase: MPTIVEKGNSNGDSIKLKVAEATQEDVGKGIVRIDPVYREKIGIEEYGVVEIEGDRTTSALAINTNPADSGLDIIRMDGLIRANAKISIGDYVEVRKADWKEAINVSLAPVSKGMHISASSNILASVFRNRTVSKGDFISTTHFKRSKESPARSMMLEDMFSDIFDLSFGLGEIKMQVVSTSPKGIVKITEITELQLLPEAVELPPEQSIPTVMYEDLGGIKPAISKVREMIELPLKHPELFDRLGIEPPRGVLLHGPPGTGKTMLARAVANESDAYFVSINGPEIMSKYYGESEHQIREIFDDAEKNAPAIIFLDEIDSIAPKRAEVTGEVERRVVSQLLSLMDGLKERKNVIVIGATNRPEALDMALRRPGRFDREIVLHVPDQDGRLEIFQIHTRGMPLADDVDLKTLAETTYGFVGADIAALCREAAMSSLRKILPQINLEEEHIPAEILEKLSVTSEDFKLAQKDVEPSAMREIMIETPNVGWEDVGGLEDVKELLKEAVEWPLKNPESFQRIGVEAPKGVLLYGPPGTGKTMLAKAIAHESNANFITSKGSDLLSKWYGESEKHISEMFARARQVAPSIVFLDELDALAPIRGGAMGEPQVTERIVNQLLSELDGLEELHGVVIVGATNRPDIIDPALLRPGRFDELILVPVPDLPTRRKIFAVHTKKMSLASDVNIEELVTSTDKYTGADVAAVCKKAGRFALREDLMAKEVSQKHFLKAIAETGTSVTSDTMKYYEDLKGDLKTKRSREIESPVYG; encoded by the coding sequence ATGCCAACAATTGTAGAGAAAGGCAATTCGAACGGGGATAGCATCAAACTAAAGGTAGCTGAGGCAACTCAGGAAGATGTTGGAAAAGGTATCGTGCGCATCGATCCAGTGTACAGAGAGAAGATTGGTATTGAAGAATACGGAGTTGTAGAGATCGAAGGAGATCGTACAACATCTGCACTTGCGATAAACACTAATCCTGCAGATTCCGGGCTTGATATTATCCGAATGGACGGGCTTATACGTGCCAACGCGAAGATTAGCATAGGAGATTATGTCGAGGTCAGAAAAGCAGACTGGAAGGAAGCAATTAATGTAAGTCTCGCACCTGTGAGCAAAGGGATGCACATTTCAGCCTCAAGTAACATCCTTGCATCCGTTTTCAGGAACAGGACAGTCTCAAAAGGAGATTTCATCTCTACCACACATTTCAAGAGGTCAAAGGAAAGCCCTGCACGAAGCATGATGCTTGAGGACATGTTCAGTGACATTTTTGACCTATCGTTCGGTTTGGGCGAGATCAAGATGCAGGTAGTCTCAACATCCCCAAAGGGCATTGTCAAGATCACTGAAATAACAGAACTTCAGTTACTACCCGAAGCTGTAGAGCTCCCTCCAGAGCAGTCGATACCTACTGTAATGTATGAGGATCTTGGAGGCATTAAACCGGCTATTTCCAAAGTAAGGGAAATGATCGAGTTGCCATTAAAGCACCCGGAGCTATTTGACCGGCTGGGAATAGAACCACCAAGAGGTGTGCTGCTGCATGGCCCGCCCGGGACCGGGAAGACAATGCTGGCAAGAGCAGTGGCCAATGAATCAGATGCTTATTTCGTATCCATCAACGGTCCCGAGATAATGTCAAAATACTATGGTGAATCCGAACATCAGATTCGTGAGATATTCGATGATGCCGAGAAGAATGCACCAGCCATCATATTCCTTGACGAGATCGATTCCATCGCACCGAAGAGAGCAGAAGTTACCGGAGAGGTCGAAAGGAGGGTAGTCTCACAGCTTCTTTCATTGATGGACGGCCTGAAGGAACGTAAAAATGTCATCGTTATTGGTGCAACCAACCGTCCGGAAGCTTTAGACATGGCACTGCGCCGTCCCGGAAGGTTCGATCGTGAGATAGTGCTACATGTACCTGATCAGGACGGACGGCTGGAAATATTCCAGATACATACCCGCGGAATGCCACTTGCAGATGACGTGGACCTTAAAACACTGGCTGAAACCACCTATGGTTTTGTGGGAGCCGATATTGCAGCACTTTGTCGTGAAGCGGCAATGAGCTCGCTCAGAAAGATACTTCCCCAGATCAACCTTGAAGAAGAACACATCCCTGCCGAGATCCTTGAAAAGCTGAGTGTTACCTCAGAAGATTTTAAGTTGGCACAGAAAGATGTGGAACCCTCCGCCATGCGCGAGATCATGATCGAGACGCCAAATGTAGGATGGGAGGATGTCGGAGGACTGGAAGATGTAAAGGAGCTACTCAAGGAAGCTGTAGAATGGCCTCTTAAAAATCCGGAATCATTCCAGCGTATCGGAGTGGAAGCTCCAAAAGGAGTATTGCTCTATGGACCACCTGGAACCGGGAAGACCATGCTGGCAAAGGCTATTGCACATGAATCCAATGCTAATTTTATAACCTCAAAGGGAAGTGACCTGCTTTCAAAATGGTATGGAGAATCTGAAAAGCACATCTCAGAAATGTTCGCCCGTGCACGTCAGGTAGCACCATCCATCGTTTTCCTTGATGAGCTTGATGCACTTGCACCCATACGCGGAGGAGCAATGGGAGAACCACAGGTTACTGAACGTATCGTGAACCAGTTACTCTCGGAACTTGACGGTCTTGAAGAACTCCACGGTGTTGTGATCGTGGGTGCTACGAACAGACCTGACATCATCGATCCGGCACTTCTCCGCCCGGGAAGATTTGATGAGCTCATACTTGTCCCTGTGCCTGACCTGCCCACACGGCGTAAGATCTTTGCGGTCCACACCAAAAAGATGTCACTTGCAAGTGATGTCAATATAGAGGAACTCGTGACTTCAACAGACAAATATACCGGAGCTGATGTTGCTGCGGTCTGTAAAAAAGCAGGACGCTTTGCCCTTCGTGAAGACCTCATGGCAAAAGAAGTTTCACAAAAACACTTCCTGAAAGCTATTGCTGAAACGGGAACATCTGTCACCTCTGACACCATGAAATATTACGAGGATCTTAAAGGCGACCTGAAGACAAAGAGGTCCAGAGAGATAGAAAGCCCGGTCTATGGTTGA
- a CDS encoding DUF3467 domain-containing protein, whose amino-acid sequence MTEEKKNPEGKVAKKLKIEIRKPEDFKQVYAIGALGGHSPYDFRIGFYNDSPKGFDKSSNSQVVQRSIETEVILSPLAALELSHWLEQHIRDYEAMFGPITRVQKQPPKMKQPEDTSEIQGYI is encoded by the coding sequence ATGACAGAAGAGAAAAAGAATCCTGAAGGTAAAGTGGCAAAGAAGTTGAAGATCGAGATCAGGAAACCTGAGGACTTCAAACAGGTTTATGCAATCGGTGCACTTGGAGGACATAGCCCATATGACTTCAGGATCGGCTTCTACAATGACAGCCCAAAGGGATTCGACAAGTCATCTAATTCACAGGTGGTCCAGAGAAGCATTGAGACAGAAGTGATATTATCCCCTCTTGCGGCACTGGAGCTTTCCCACTGGCTTGAGCAGCACATCCGCGACTATGAGGCAATGTTCGGACCGATCACCAGAGTGCAGAAGCAGCCACCAAAAATGAAGCAGCCTGAGGATACATCCGAGATACAGGGATATATCTAA
- a CDS encoding PLDc N-terminal domain-containing protein, with protein MLEAIWGLLVLLSVIWVIYDVVTQNKRLSDVMKVVWILVALVFGILGAAVYYFVGRK; from the coding sequence ATGCTTGAAGCCATATGGGGCCTTTTAGTACTATTGTCAGTTATCTGGGTTATCTATGATGTGGTGACACAGAATAAGAGATTAAGCGATGTAATGAAAGTTGTATGGATACTTGTCGCACTTGTATTCGGTATCCTTGGTGCAGCTGTATATTACTTTGTAGGTAGAAAATAA
- a CDS encoding helix-turn-helix transcriptional regulator, translating into MEIEEKTLKLIGDSKDGVYQNELWKMLEIDSRKCSRVITKLMNANLIYRESAVNNGARTYLIKVVKPEEESFDLLLAGEMFSPCAGCRLACQPEICELLSTWINQIKMEDEVEKDEE; encoded by the coding sequence ATGGAAATAGAAGAAAAAACTCTCAAACTGATAGGCGACAGCAAAGACGGTGTCTACCAGAACGAACTCTGGAAGATGCTGGAGATCGACAGTCGCAAGTGTTCAAGGGTCATCACCAAGTTGATGAACGCAAACCTCATATATCGTGAGTCTGCGGTCAACAACGGTGCCAGGACCTATTTGATCAAAGTAGTTAAACCGGAAGAAGAATCCTTTGACCTTCTTCTAGCAGGAGAGATGTTCTCACCCTGCGCAGGCTGCAGATTAGCCTGCCAACCCGAGATCTGCGAACTACTCTCCACCTGGATCAACCAGATAAAAATGGAAGACGAGGTAGAAAAAGACGAAGAATGA